The proteins below are encoded in one region of Ferroplasma acidiphilum:
- a CDS encoding 30S ribosomal protein S24e, with protein sequence MSNEKMIKNFSVDSERDNKLLFRKEIKYTIDFKSGKTVSRNEIKKLLMDYYKAKEEVIIVDHNIQETGKDSLKGYVKIYDTKEHAMLYEPDYELLRNGLKEKESK encoded by the coding sequence ATGAGCAATGAAAAAATGATTAAGAACTTCAGCGTTGATTCCGAAAGGGATAACAAATTGCTGTTCAGAAAAGAGATAAAATATACAATAGATTTTAAATCTGGAAAAACTGTAAGCAGGAATGAAATAAAAAAACTGCTTATGGATTATTATAAAGCCAAAGAGGAAGTCATAATAGTTGACCATAATATTCAGGAAACAGGAAAGGATTCCCTGAAAGGATATGTGAAAATATATGACACAAAAGAGCATGCAATGCTCTATGAGCCGGATTATGAGCTATTAAGAAATGGATTAAAGGAAAAGGAGAGTAAATAA
- a CDS encoding GTP-dependent dephospho-CoA kinase family protein has product MPLKLDRNIVIGSRERKYIQDFKYSLCSVDDIRELALKNKIISVGDVTTENLKNAGIKLNLQIVDLVTKRDGKRFMHEEGSITVSNPPGIISIDLMNKIYEFISTGVHGRIEVDGEEDLAVIPIIFYADKNTVIVYGVPDVGMAYIKVNDEIKERIKEMIMEMYRNEQ; this is encoded by the coding sequence ATGCCATTAAAGTTAGATCGTAATATTGTAATAGGAAGCAGGGAAAGGAAATATATACAGGATTTCAAATATTCCCTCTGCTCCGTTGATGATATAAGAGAACTGGCTTTAAAAAATAAAATTATTTCCGTGGGAGATGTAACAACTGAGAATTTGAAAAATGCGGGCATTAAACTCAATCTCCAGATAGTAGACCTGGTAACTAAAAGGGATGGAAAAAGATTTATGCATGAAGAGGGGTCAATAACTGTTTCTAATCCGCCTGGAATCATATCTATTGATTTAATGAATAAAATTTATGAATTTATCAGCACTGGCGTCCATGGGAGAATAGAAGTAGATGGCGAAGAGGACCTGGCAGTTATACCAATAATTTTTTATGCAGATAAGAATACAGTAATAGTTTATGGCGTGCCTGACGTGGGTATGGCGTACATAAAAGTCAATGATGAAATAAAAGAAAGAATAAAAGAAATGATAATGGAGATGTACAGAAATGAGCAATGA
- a CDS encoding 30S ribosomal protein S27ae, with translation MEKRELYAVEADKIVRKRRTCPRCGAGVFMAEHSDRYTCGKCKYTEFKKKK, from the coding sequence ATGGAAAAAAGAGAATTATATGCAGTAGAAGCAGATAAAATAGTCAGAAAGCGTAGAACATGCCCCAGATGTGGCGCGGGTGTATTTATGGCAGAGCACTCTGATCGCTATACCTGTGGAAAATGCAAATATACTGAATTCAAAAAGAAAAAATAA
- the gcvPB gene encoding aminomethyl-transferring glycine dehydrogenase subunit GcvPB produces the protein MYRQAYYDEDFLNQFNTGNDFYMDDVEDSYPESIRRKSLKLPDVRSVDVSRHFTRLSEMNYSVDLGMYPLGSCTMKFNPKYANYAASLPDFRDIHPMESQLKTQGTLEVMYNMQQFLVKISGMDYATLQPSAGAHGELTGILIVRKYFETRGEIDKRNEIIIPDSAHGTNPASAVMAGFKVVEVPSNENGLVDLEALKAAVNENTAAFMITNPNTLGIFDDQISEIATIIHNNGSLLYYDGANFNAILGITTPGKMGFDIVHFNLHKTFATPHGGGGPGAGPVAVKSFLMDFLPVPIVVNDKGTYSLFYGLKNTIGKVSSYNGSFGVVLRAFSYVLKNGNNLSANAKRAVMNSNYMAKKLSKYYKIPYKQLKKHEFVLSTENTGRKALDISKFILDYGIHSPTTYFPLIVKEAMMIEPTESVTKKDMDYYIDVMEKALSVPEEELKQSPVNTSVHRIDEIGAARNLILKWPAPTENH, from the coding sequence ATGTACAGGCAAGCTTATTATGATGAGGATTTCCTGAATCAGTTTAATACAGGAAATGATTTCTATATGGATGATGTTGAAGATAGCTATCCAGAGTCAATAAGGAGAAAGTCCCTTAAACTACCGGATGTGCGTAGCGTTGATGTATCACGGCATTTCACAAGGCTTTCGGAAATGAATTATTCGGTGGATCTTGGTATGTACCCGCTGGGTTCCTGCACCATGAAATTTAATCCAAAATATGCAAATTATGCTGCATCTTTGCCGGATTTCCGGGATATTCATCCTATGGAAAGCCAGTTAAAAACACAGGGCACACTCGAGGTAATGTACAACATGCAGCAGTTTCTTGTTAAAATTTCAGGCATGGATTATGCAACACTTCAGCCGTCTGCTGGGGCACATGGGGAGTTAACAGGAATTCTTATAGTAAGAAAATATTTCGAAACCCGTGGAGAAATTGATAAACGCAATGAAATCATAATTCCTGATTCAGCACACGGCACCAATCCTGCATCGGCCGTTATGGCCGGTTTCAAAGTAGTTGAGGTTCCATCAAATGAAAATGGGCTGGTAGACCTTGAGGCATTAAAAGCGGCAGTAAATGAAAATACCGCAGCTTTTATGATAACAAATCCAAACACACTGGGCATATTCGATGACCAGATATCTGAAATAGCTACAATAATACACAACAATGGATCGTTGCTCTATTATGACGGCGCAAATTTCAATGCTATACTGGGCATTACAACTCCTGGCAAGATGGGGTTTGACATAGTGCACTTTAACCTGCATAAAACATTTGCAACCCCGCATGGCGGCGGAGGCCCGGGTGCCGGTCCTGTGGCTGTAAAATCCTTCCTCATGGATTTCCTGCCTGTTCCCATAGTGGTTAATGACAAAGGCACATATTCCCTATTCTACGGGCTCAAAAATACAATAGGCAAAGTATCCTCATATAACGGTTCATTTGGTGTGGTACTAAGGGCATTCTCATACGTATTGAAGAATGGAAATAATCTCAGTGCAAATGCAAAGAGAGCAGTAATGAATTCAAACTATATGGCAAAAAAATTATCGAAATATTATAAGATACCCTATAAACAACTGAAAAAGCACGAATTTGTACTTTCAACAGAGAATACGGGCAGGAAGGCGCTGGATATATCCAAATTTATACTGGATTATGGAATCCACTCCCCTACCACATATTTTCCGTTGATTGTAAAGGAAGCAATGATGATTGAACCCACAGAATCGGTAACGAAGAAGGATATGGATTATTATATAGATGTAATGGAAAAGGCACTTTCAGTTCCTGAAGAAGAATTAAAGCAATCGCCTGTAAACACATCTGTTCACAGGATAGATGAAATAGGTGCAGCCAGGAATCTTATATTAAAATGGCCGGCCCCAACGGAAAACCATTAA
- a CDS encoding replication protein A yields MKINEMQGNLNNVEGKVKILSVDKREITTSRGDTVYYYGLAGDETGVLPYTAWEFPAPIKPGDVVQIKYAKTKVYNDRMRLYFDSKTEIMLKPGEEMEVKNTYKDVKLMDLTTKNPFVAVTGKISNMSGKEYNKAGKTFIIYNGFIEDDTSRVRISSFGKPLENGKVYRIVGARVSEFNKQLEISIGDKTEVFIENEDMDFQRYYKLFEVDNPAGGITIMGFIITLGTKSGIIKRCSECNKPLSNGVCPDHPEKPTKLDIFSYFTLDDGTKYIQCIAGKNAIMPFIGIKEEELPHYAGEIYRMLEEKLYGHAVKINADFIKNEEDLSLRVNSITNIEREDISREIEANQQVK; encoded by the coding sequence ATGAAAATTAATGAAATGCAGGGTAACCTGAATAATGTTGAGGGGAAGGTCAAAATACTTTCTGTTGACAAACGGGAAATAACAACATCCAGGGGCGATACTGTATATTATTATGGCCTTGCAGGTGACGAAACCGGCGTGTTGCCATACACTGCATGGGAATTCCCTGCGCCTATAAAACCCGGTGATGTTGTACAGATAAAATATGCGAAAACAAAGGTTTACAACGATCGAATGAGACTTTACTTCGACTCCAAAACAGAGATTATGCTAAAACCCGGGGAAGAAATGGAAGTAAAAAACACATATAAAGATGTGAAGCTAATGGATCTTACAACAAAGAATCCATTTGTGGCTGTAACCGGGAAAATAAGCAATATGTCCGGCAAGGAATATAACAAAGCCGGAAAAACATTTATAATATACAATGGCTTCATAGAAGACGATACATCACGTGTAAGGATATCATCCTTCGGGAAACCTCTGGAAAACGGAAAGGTATACAGAATTGTGGGCGCCAGGGTATCTGAATTCAACAAACAGCTGGAAATTTCAATAGGCGATAAAACAGAGGTATTTATTGAGAATGAGGATATGGACTTTCAGAGATACTATAAATTATTTGAGGTCGATAACCCTGCAGGTGGAATTACTATAATGGGATTCATAATTACACTGGGGACAAAAAGTGGCATTATAAAACGCTGCAGTGAATGCAATAAGCCCCTGAGCAATGGCGTATGCCCGGATCATCCTGAGAAACCAACAAAACTGGACATATTTTCATATTTTACACTGGACGATGGAACGAAATATATACAGTGCATAGCAGGAAAAAATGCAATTATGCCTTTTATTGGCATAAAGGAGGAAGAGCTTCCACATTACGCAGGAGAGATTTACAGAATGCTGGAAGAAAAGCTATACGGCCACGCAGTTAAAATCAACGCAGATTTTATTAAAAATGAAGAAGATCTATCTCTCAGGGTTAATTCCATAACAAATATAGAAAGAGAAGATATAAGCAGGGAGATAGAAGCAAATCAACAGGTGAAATGA
- the gcvPA gene encoding aminomethyl-transferring glycine dehydrogenase subunit GcvPA: MSETDEILDYLNVKSVDGLFSDIPDRLKVSLDLGKPIDEFSTIRAIEDMGRKNKAGNMNFLGNGIYDRFVPPLVDEIIGRNEFLTSYTPYQPEISQGILHSLFEYQSIISDLTEMDITNSSMYDGFTSLAEAVRMAYRINGKSEVLIPENIYKSQLSIIKNYTEGLNLKIITYGFGTDGLLDLEDLKSKVTSDTSAIIVENPNVFGLIDENAFHVSEIKKDSILITYYDPVSLGFIIPPGEYGTDIAVAEGQQLGIHMNYGGPLLGLFSFKKEYVHRSPGRLIGLSKDSEGKKAFVMTLQAREQHIRRSRAMSNICSNQALLAVASLAYLSIMGSEGLRKIALITMNKSRKLKNNMKSAGIKPVFDGINFSDNLFYFDQLEILESNNISGGIRLSSISEYNGYGNASFFSVTEKTGDENIEKLAKILGD; the protein is encoded by the coding sequence ATGAGCGAAACTGATGAAATACTGGACTATCTTAATGTTAAATCCGTTGATGGCTTATTCAGTGATATCCCGGACAGATTAAAGGTATCCCTGGATCTGGGAAAACCTATTGATGAGTTTTCTACAATAAGAGCCATAGAAGATATGGGGAGAAAGAATAAAGCAGGAAATATGAATTTCCTGGGCAATGGCATATATGATAGATTTGTGCCACCACTTGTTGATGAGATAATAGGCAGAAATGAATTTTTAACATCATATACTCCATACCAACCTGAAATATCACAGGGAATTCTTCATTCTCTATTTGAATACCAGAGCATAATATCAGACCTTACAGAGATGGATATAACAAATTCTTCCATGTATGACGGTTTTACATCCCTAGCAGAGGCCGTGAGAATGGCATACCGTATCAATGGAAAAAGCGAAGTTTTAATCCCAGAAAATATATATAAATCACAATTGAGCATAATAAAGAACTACACGGAAGGGCTTAATTTAAAAATTATAACATATGGATTCGGAACAGATGGGCTGCTGGATCTTGAGGACCTGAAGTCAAAAGTAACATCTGATACTTCTGCAATCATTGTAGAGAACCCGAATGTTTTCGGGCTTATAGATGAAAATGCGTTTCATGTCAGTGAAATCAAGAAAGATTCTATCCTGATAACATACTATGATCCTGTATCACTCGGATTTATTATACCTCCTGGAGAATACGGTACAGATATAGCTGTGGCTGAGGGGCAACAGCTGGGAATCCATATGAATTATGGAGGGCCTCTACTCGGGCTGTTTTCATTTAAAAAAGAATATGTGCACAGGTCTCCTGGAAGGTTAATTGGACTGTCAAAAGACTCTGAGGGAAAGAAAGCATTTGTTATGACTCTCCAGGCCAGGGAGCAGCATATAAGGCGTTCAAGGGCTATGAGCAATATATGCTCAAACCAGGCCCTTCTGGCTGTAGCATCACTTGCATACCTGTCCATCATGGGTTCCGAAGGGCTAAGAAAAATAGCGTTGATAACAATGAATAAGAGCAGGAAACTTAAAAATAATATGAAATCTGCAGGGATTAAGCCTGTATTTGACGGGATAAATTTTTCAGATAACCTGTTCTATTTTGACCAGCTGGAGATTCTTGAAAGCAACAACATATCAGGTGGAATAAGGCTATCTTCCATATCAGAATATAATGGATACGGAAATGCATCGTTTTTTTCAGTTACAGAAAAGACAGGCGACGAAAATATAGAGAAACTGGCAAAAATACTGGGTGATTAA
- the spt4 gene encoding transcription elongation factor subunit Spt4, which yields MKKAYKACKICKRLTTEDVCPVHGEERTKVDWFGFLIINDINSQIAQKAGITEKGIYAIKVRS from the coding sequence ATGAAAAAAGCGTATAAGGCCTGCAAAATTTGCAAGAGGCTCACAACTGAAGATGTATGCCCGGTACACGGGGAAGAACGTACAAAGGTAGACTGGTTTGGATTCCTGATAATAAACGATATAAATTCCCAGATTGCACAAAAAGCTGGAATAACCGAAAAAGGTATATATGCCATTAAAGTTAGATCGTAA
- a CDS encoding APC family permease — MVKTGLMRGSVGFWPLVGQTIAFTAPLASVVTSLTGAALYAKGALPLAILIAVISGLIWVNTPYQYSTKIASAGGFYTFTRKAIGPKYGLFDGLIYLMFEYAILANTTLFFSGVLIPAIFSDFFGITVSKYLWIPILIVFVLIFTVLPYIGIKPSVKYALFGSLLEIAILIILSAAIIIISGPKNTGTVFLPELSGGISPLFEGVVLGTFLMTGASGAVYIGEEAKMPRTNIKKAMAVSFVITGALFLLVAYAFTIGWGPTKMGNFATELIPGLILSDKFLGFPFLVVIVILLFNSVFVSMVSPLNVLGRISYSFSRDGVMPPWFVKIHPKYKTPSNAIAFMGISSIVVSVIVGLVYGPFYGYIILITIASLALFAGHIMSDFALPFLYHKLHELNIGLHIILPITSLIVLVFGVYFSVIPPVFPYSLATTATVILIALIGIFVAHFAKKRGKSIEDIGTIEAPLPGSNNEKINK, encoded by the coding sequence ATGGTAAAAACAGGTTTGATGCGTGGATCAGTAGGTTTCTGGCCCCTTGTCGGGCAAACAATTGCATTTACAGCACCCCTTGCTTCAGTTGTAACTTCCCTTACGGGAGCTGCATTATACGCTAAAGGTGCACTGCCACTGGCTATACTTATAGCAGTGATAAGCGGGCTTATCTGGGTAAACACCCCCTACCAGTATTCCACTAAAATTGCCAGTGCAGGCGGGTTCTATACTTTTACCAGAAAAGCTATAGGCCCAAAATATGGACTTTTTGATGGGCTCATATATTTAATGTTTGAGTATGCGATCCTTGCTAACACTACTCTATTCTTTTCGGGAGTTTTAATTCCTGCTATTTTTTCAGACTTTTTTGGTATCACAGTATCGAAATATCTCTGGATTCCAATTTTAATTGTATTTGTATTGATTTTTACTGTATTGCCTTATATAGGAATTAAACCGTCAGTGAAGTATGCCCTATTTGGTTCATTGCTGGAGATAGCAATACTTATAATTTTAAGTGCAGCAATCATAATAATTTCAGGGCCGAAAAACACCGGTACCGTTTTTCTTCCAGAATTGTCCGGAGGGATATCACCTCTTTTTGAGGGAGTAGTCCTCGGAACGTTTCTAATGACAGGTGCTTCCGGGGCCGTTTACATAGGGGAAGAGGCAAAGATGCCAAGAACAAATATTAAGAAGGCCATGGCAGTGAGTTTTGTTATAACAGGAGCACTGTTTTTACTTGTTGCATATGCATTTACCATAGGATGGGGACCTACAAAAATGGGGAACTTCGCTACTGAATTAATTCCCGGGCTAATACTATCGGATAAGTTTCTTGGATTTCCATTTTTAGTAGTGATTGTTATCCTGCTATTCAACAGTGTTTTTGTATCCATGGTATCTCCACTGAATGTCCTTGGCAGGATATCTTACTCATTTTCCAGGGATGGCGTAATGCCGCCATGGTTTGTCAAAATTCATCCAAAGTACAAAACTCCTTCAAACGCAATTGCTTTTATGGGAATATCCAGTATAGTTGTAAGTGTTATTGTAGGGCTGGTCTATGGGCCTTTTTATGGTTACATAATACTGATCACAATTGCAAGCCTGGCACTTTTTGCTGGTCATATAATGAGCGATTTCGCTTTGCCATTTCTATATCATAAACTACATGAATTAAATATTGGTTTACATATAATATTGCCTATCACATCCCTGATAGTGCTGGTATTCGGGGTGTATTTCAGTGTTATACCTCCTGTATTTCCATACAGCCTGGCTACAACAGCCACAGTTATTCTTATTGCCTTAATAGGAATATTCGTGGCACACTTTGCTAAAAAAAGAGGGAAAAGCATAGAAGATATAGGAACCATAGAAGCCCCTCTTCCAGGAAGCAACAATGAAAAGATAAATAAATAA
- a CDS encoding NfeD family protein — translation MFTEIIPVDYTTAVPGSLVFAVILVIIVLVVIITVTVYYLYKIISSQRGRKYTGSESMTNIIGIASNNIDKNAGGFIKIDGVSWEVINNGDEPIEKYDKVVVTGRIGLKLMVKKIKK, via the coding sequence ATGTTTACTGAGATAATTCCAGTTGATTATACAACAGCCGTGCCCGGGTCCCTTGTATTCGCAGTTATCCTTGTAATAATAGTACTTGTAGTTATTATTACAGTGACAGTTTATTATCTGTATAAAATCATTTCATCACAACGTGGAAGAAAATATACAGGATCAGAATCAATGACAAATATAATCGGAATTGCCAGCAACAATATTGATAAAAATGCCGGCGGGTTTATAAAAATCGATGGCGTATCATGGGAAGTTATTAATAATGGCGATGAGCCCATTGAAAAATATGATAAAGTTGTTGTTACTGGCAGGATTGGCTTAAAACTTATGGTTAAAAAAATCAAAAAATAA
- a CDS encoding DUF2175 family protein: protein MEYGCYTCNKIIKTGEKFTFTKEGPVHLDCFVATQRKKVPEEKQEYLRNLSMVLDYELTYLVELLGLKSDDKPTSEFIKRRITAIEKQAGETTGLIYNL from the coding sequence ATGGAATATGGATGTTATACATGTAATAAAATAATAAAAACAGGGGAGAAATTTACCTTCACAAAGGAAGGGCCTGTACATCTGGATTGCTTTGTAGCCACACAGAGGAAAAAGGTTCCCGAAGAAAAACAGGAATATCTCAGAAACCTCAGCATGGTCCTTGATTATGAATTAACCTACCTTGTTGAACTATTGGGATTAAAATCTGATGATAAACCAACATCGGAATTCATAAAACGCAGGATAACAGCAATAGAAAAGCAGGCCGGTGAAACTACCGGGCTTATTTATAACTTATAA
- a CDS encoding cytochrome c-type biogenesis protein, whose protein sequence is MVTLDDILKWLSSGTDNASSLIDLKWNIKKVGNYIALENNKIPFDILLYADDQKKSCSLIVRTGIETATIENQPRLTIYRTLLLLNQKVEMVKFMLDGINEEVVAREDFDLSVLTKDVLNTGLNTILAAFYLMVKALNMEDEFNSGVIERTAMMIKEMASAGKTKEEIKDYLVSSLGLNENDANKLISEVLSADSAPKNMYE, encoded by the coding sequence ATGGTAACCCTTGATGATATATTAAAATGGCTCAGTTCTGGAACAGATAATGCAAGCTCCCTGATTGATTTAAAATGGAATATAAAGAAAGTGGGAAATTATATAGCTCTGGAAAACAACAAAATACCCTTTGATATCCTGCTTTATGCAGACGATCAAAAGAAATCCTGCAGCCTTATAGTCAGAACAGGAATTGAAACAGCTACCATAGAGAACCAGCCACGCCTTACAATATACAGAACGCTGTTGCTTTTAAATCAAAAAGTTGAAATGGTAAAGTTTATGCTTGACGGGATCAATGAGGAAGTTGTAGCAAGGGAAGATTTTGATCTATCCGTGTTGACAAAGGACGTTCTTAATACCGGACTTAACACAATACTGGCAGCTTTCTACCTGATGGTTAAGGCACTGAATATGGAGGATGAATTCAATTCTGGCGTTATAGAAAGGACAGCTATGATGATAAAGGAAATGGCCAGTGCTGGAAAAACAAAGGAAGAAATAAAAGACTATCTTGTTTCATCACTGGGATTGAATGAGAACGATGCCAACAAGCTCATATCCGAGGTTCTTTCTGCGGATTCGGCTCCAAAAAATATGTACGAGTAA